The DNA segment ACGAGTGGTAACGTCACTTTCCAAAATTGCTGCCATTCATTGGCACCATCAATTTCTGCTGCCTCATAATAGCTTTTTGAGACGTTAGCAATCCCTCCCATGAGCATCAACATGAACAATCCAATACCAGCCCATATAGATGGTAAGACAAGACTAGGCAATGCCCAGTCTTCACTACCTAGCCAAGGTCTCGCCCAGTCCTCCAAGCCCATAAATTGCAGCCCCGAATTCACGAGTCCCAGGCTCGGATTGTAAATAAACGTCCAAAGGATCCCGATGACCACAACAGACATAATATTCGGAAAAAAGAAAACGATCCGGTAAAAAGGTGCCTCTTTTATCTTTAATTGGGTTAAGGCAACAGCAAAGAAAAGCGCCAATACCATAATCCCTAACACTTTCGTCGCAACAAGGAAATAGTCATGAATAATGGTCATTGGGATGATCTCATCATTAAATAATTGTATGTAGTTGCTAATTCCAATAAATTCTTTACTTTCTGATGAACCTGACCATTCGAAAAATGAATAGTACAATCCACTGAACAA comes from the Halobacillus shinanisalinarum genome and includes:
- a CDS encoding carbohydrate ABC transporter permease, producing MVQSKKQKYLFLAFCLIPTFIMFSIFTLYPLFSGLYYSFFEWSGSSESKEFIGISNYIQLFNDEIIPMTIIHDYFLVATKVLGIMVLALFFAVALTQLKIKEAPFYRIVFFFPNIMSVVVIGILWTFIYNPSLGLVNSGLQFMGLEDWARPWLGSEDWALPSLVLPSIWAGIGLFMLMLMGGIANVSKSYYEAAEIDGANEWQQFWKVTLPLVWPQIKISILYIVITTLNGSFIIVQIMTGGGPNNSTHVMGSYLYEQAFVQYNFGYGATIGVMILIFSLVTVLILQFIMRRERVEY